The proteins below come from a single uncultured delta proteobacterium genomic window:
- a CDS encoding Molybdenum cofactor synthesis domain protein, translating to MERKMYLKLATVDEAKALLFGHCAASPLGREAVPLEKAHGRILAEPAAAAVSSPAFHGAAMDGIAVRAEETFGASERRPKRLRIGQDAHWINTGHALPAGCNAVIMVEHVNPDRFHAADEAVFIEKAAFPWQHVRKLGEDMVATEILLPPGTEIGAYELGALAAAGVLRPCVFTKPVVAIIPSGSELVPLEDATPGLLAAGEKLPEFNSLTLAALVRDAGGEPVVLPIVPDEPERIREALLAAVASGADMVVVNAGSSAGSKDYTAGIIEEAGELWVHGVAMMPGKPTAIGRVSGKPVLGVPGYPVSAILSFEAFGQPLLALWQSRSMPERAIALARPFQALPSKPGMEEFVRVKLGKVGSELIAVPLPRGAGTVSSLSRADGIIRIDRDAEGVAEFTPSPVSLIRTREHIDGSLLAIGSHDNTLDLLDSILRKEHPGYSLTSAHVGSLGGLTALKNGRCHLAGSHLLGSDGVYNKEAVAAHLAAMPVHAVRLVDRVQGLMVLPGNPHGITSMGDLAREDVTFINRQRGSGTRVLLDWRLRELGIKPHAVQGYFDEEYTHMNVAAAVLSGRAATGLGVQAAASALGLEFIPVGVEEYDLIIPGRYWDDARIRALLDVVRSAAFKQAVANLGGYGVARTGEVLWTTGECAR from the coding sequence ATGGAACGGAAGATGTATCTGAAACTTGCAACGGTGGACGAGGCGAAAGCCCTTCTGTTCGGGCATTGCGCCGCAAGCCCGCTCGGCCGGGAAGCCGTTCCCCTGGAAAAAGCCCACGGCCGCATCCTGGCGGAACCGGCCGCCGCCGCGGTTTCCTCCCCCGCGTTTCACGGCGCGGCCATGGACGGCATTGCCGTGAGGGCGGAAGAGACCTTCGGCGCATCCGAGCGCAGACCCAAAAGGCTGCGTATCGGGCAGGACGCGCATTGGATAAACACAGGCCACGCCCTGCCTGCGGGGTGCAATGCCGTGATTATGGTGGAGCATGTGAATCCGGACAGGTTCCACGCGGCGGACGAGGCCGTTTTCATCGAGAAAGCGGCGTTCCCCTGGCAGCACGTGCGCAAACTCGGCGAGGACATGGTCGCCACGGAGATTCTGCTGCCGCCCGGAACGGAAATCGGCGCGTACGAGCTTGGCGCGCTGGCCGCCGCCGGCGTGCTCAGACCTTGCGTGTTCACAAAACCGGTCGTTGCGATCATTCCCAGCGGTTCGGAACTGGTTCCTCTTGAAGACGCGACGCCCGGATTGCTCGCCGCCGGGGAAAAACTGCCGGAGTTCAACAGCCTGACCCTTGCTGCGCTGGTTCGTGACGCCGGGGGGGAGCCCGTGGTGCTGCCCATCGTGCCGGACGAGCCGGAGCGCATCCGTGAGGCCCTGCTCGCGGCGGTTGCAAGCGGCGCCGACATGGTGGTCGTCAACGCAGGCTCCTCGGCGGGCAGCAAGGACTACACGGCGGGCATCATCGAGGAGGCCGGGGAACTCTGGGTTCACGGCGTTGCCATGATGCCGGGCAAACCAACCGCCATAGGCCGCGTTTCGGGCAAGCCGGTGCTTGGCGTTCCGGGGTATCCCGTTTCCGCCATTCTGTCGTTCGAGGCGTTCGGCCAGCCGCTGCTGGCTCTGTGGCAGAGCCGGTCCATGCCGGAACGCGCAATAGCCCTCGCGCGCCCGTTCCAGGCCTTGCCCTCAAAACCGGGGATGGAGGAATTCGTCCGCGTCAAGCTGGGCAAGGTCGGCTCGGAACTGATAGCCGTGCCCTTGCCGCGCGGCGCGGGCACCGTGAGCAGCCTCTCCAGGGCCGACGGCATAATCAGGATAGACCGGGACGCCGAGGGCGTGGCGGAATTTACCCCGTCTCCCGTCTCCCTTATCCGGACCCGGGAGCACATTGACGGGAGCCTTCTGGCCATCGGAAGCCACGACAATACCTTGGACTTGTTGGACAGCATCCTGCGTAAAGAGCATCCCGGCTACAGCCTCACCTCGGCCCATGTCGGCTCGTTGGGCGGGTTGACGGCCCTGAAAAATGGCCGTTGCCATCTTGCCGGTTCCCACCTGCTCGGCAGCGACGGCGTCTACAACAAGGAAGCCGTGGCGGCGCATCTCGCGGCCATGCCGGTCCATGCCGTCAGGCTCGTGGACAGGGTGCAGGGCCTTATGGTGCTACCCGGCAACCCGCACGGCATCACGTCCATGGGAGATCTTGCCCGCGAGGATGTGACCTTCATTAACCGCCAGCGCGGCAGCGGAACGCGGGTGCTTCTCGATTGGCGGTTGCGCGAGCTTGGCATCAAGCCGCATGCCGTTCAGGGATACTTTGACGAAGAATACACGCATATGAACGTTGCGGCCGCCGTTCTTTCCGGCCGCGCGGCAACCGGGCTCGGCGTCCAGGCCGCCGCATCGGCGCTGGGGCTGGAGTTCATTCCCGTGGGAGTGGAGGAATACGACCTAATCATTCCAGGCCGCTATTGGGACGACGCGCGTATCCGCGCCTTGCTGGACGTTGTCCGCTCGGCCGCCTTCAAGCAGGCCGTGGCGAACCTCGGCGGCTACGGCGTTGCACGGACCGGCGAGGTTTTGTGGACCACGGGCGAGTGCGCCCGGTAA
- a CDS encoding Molybdenum cofactor synthesis domain protein, whose translation MAHFLTLQPVDRILELIGSVAPLGTEDLPLECCLSRVLGARFAAPENLPGFARSTMDGYAVRARDVFGASEGSPALLEYVGECPTGEEPSLAIGPGETARIWTGGMLPEGADAVVMLEYARPAGDHQVELTRPAAPLENVIEADEDAVRGQELLPEGTLLRPQELGLLAALGQRVVAVRKKPRVAVISTGDEVVPVDGDPKPGQVRDINSYTLAALVTAAGGDARALGIAGDDEKELAGFVTDALGWADIILVSGGSSAGMRDFTVHAFAGAGADILAHGVAISPGKPLIMARKGETFLWGLPGHAASALVCAEVFIRPLVRRLLGMAGEETWRKGLNATLTRPVASAQGRRDYIRVRLATGPDGSLAATPVMGKSGLITTLVEADALIICPEDREGLDAGQTVAVHLLL comes from the coding sequence ATGGCGCATTTTCTCACGCTGCAGCCTGTTGACCGCATTCTGGAACTGATCGGAAGCGTTGCGCCTCTCGGCACGGAAGATCTGCCGCTCGAATGCTGCTTAAGTCGCGTGCTCGGCGCGCGCTTTGCCGCGCCGGAAAACCTGCCCGGATTCGCGCGGTCGACCATGGACGGCTATGCGGTGCGCGCCAGGGACGTTTTCGGCGCGTCCGAAGGCTCACCCGCATTGCTGGAGTACGTCGGCGAATGCCCCACGGGTGAAGAGCCCTCCCTGGCGATAGGACCCGGAGAAACCGCCCGGATATGGACGGGCGGCATGTTGCCCGAAGGCGCGGACGCTGTTGTCATGCTCGAGTATGCCCGCCCGGCGGGCGACCACCAGGTGGAACTGACCCGCCCGGCTGCCCCGCTGGAAAACGTCATTGAAGCGGACGAAGACGCTGTGCGGGGCCAGGAACTGCTGCCGGAAGGAACGCTTCTCAGGCCGCAGGAACTCGGGTTGCTGGCGGCTCTGGGGCAACGGGTCGTCGCGGTGCGGAAGAAGCCCCGTGTCGCCGTCATCTCCACGGGAGACGAAGTGGTGCCGGTGGATGGCGACCCTAAACCGGGGCAGGTCCGCGACATCAATTCATATACCCTGGCGGCCCTGGTCACGGCGGCGGGCGGCGATGCCCGCGCCCTGGGCATCGCGGGAGACGACGAGAAAGAACTTGCGGGGTTCGTAACGGACGCTTTGGGCTGGGCCGACATCATTCTTGTTTCCGGCGGTTCCTCCGCCGGGATGCGGGATTTTACCGTCCACGCCTTTGCCGGTGCCGGGGCGGACATTCTCGCGCACGGCGTGGCCATCAGCCCGGGCAAACCGCTGATCATGGCCCGCAAGGGGGAAACGTTTCTCTGGGGGCTCCCCGGCCACGCGGCCAGCGCCCTGGTCTGCGCGGAAGTCTTCATCCGGCCGCTTGTGCGGCGTCTGCTCGGCATGGCGGGTGAGGAAACCTGGCGCAAGGGGCTCAACGCAACCCTCACGCGGCCCGTGGCTTCCGCCCAGGGGCGGCGCGACTATATCCGGGTGCGCCTTGCTACCGGGCCGGACGGCAGCCTTGCCGCCACGCCGGTCATGGGGAAATCCGGGTTGATAACGACGCTGGTGGAAGCCGATGCGCTCATCATCTGCCCGGAAGACCGGGAAGGGCTGGACGCCGGCCAGACCGTGGCTGTGCACCTGCTTTTGTAA
- a CDS encoding Molybdate transport repressor ModE domain protein, with product MNLSAKLFLEDREKYVLGPGRVELLRSVKELGSLRKAAQKLGMSYRWAWGRLNDAEKALGVSLLAHDGNSGGKAKTLTAEALELLAWYDAIDSDVKTVLDNAVAGQPAFLKKSPPHRGKDESGSKPD from the coding sequence ATGAACCTGTCCGCCAAACTCTTCCTTGAGGATCGGGAAAAGTACGTCCTCGGCCCCGGACGCGTGGAACTCCTGCGTTCCGTGAAAGAACTGGGGTCGTTGCGCAAAGCCGCCCAGAAACTCGGCATGAGTTACCGCTGGGCCTGGGGCCGCCTGAACGACGCGGAAAAAGCACTGGGCGTCAGCCTGCTGGCCCATGACGGAAACAGCGGCGGCAAAGCCAAGACGCTGACCGCCGAAGCGCTGGAATTGCTTGCCTGGTACGACGCCATCGACAGCGATGTGAAGACGGTTCTGGATAACGCGGTCGCCGGGCAACCGGCATTCCTGAAGAAAAGCCCGCCCCACCGGGGAAAAGACGAAAGCGGCAGCAAGCCTGACTGA
- a CDS encoding ThiS family protein, translating to MPILVTLSTTLRACVADYNPATGLTVEWDGPVNAGELAEKIGLPLREIKIVMRNGRHAGLEETIADGDRVGYFPAVGGG from the coding sequence ATGCCCATACTTGTTACCCTCAGCACCACGCTCCGGGCCTGCGTGGCGGATTACAACCCCGCCACCGGCCTGACCGTGGAATGGGATGGCCCCGTCAACGCGGGCGAGCTTGCCGAAAAGATCGGCCTTCCCTTGCGGGAGATAAAAATCGTCATGCGGAACGGCCGCCATGCCGGCCTTGAGGAAACCATCGCCGACGGCGACCGGGTGGGCTACTTCCCCGCCGTGGGCGGGGGATGA
- a CDS encoding ThiF family protein (fragment): MTMAAPLPSRLDTLLAPFCTTRNGPGSGSFRTVTLEGARALAEHCAVSLRDAMMTVLEHDIWPLRFARNRGVFSAADQRKLLASHAAVIGCGGLGGHVATLLARVGVGALTLCDPDMFDESNLNRQLVCTEQNLGRNKALAAREAVSAIASHTRITVHPVAARPDNLAEILTGADIAMDCLDSLETRRHLAAAASEAQIPMVYATVAGDEGFTMLVRPGDKSLRSLCGSEDSGEKTGAETTLGVPTITPAATAAIQAALAIQCLLGKEMEEPLLLHLDLTVPQIDGLAL; the protein is encoded by the coding sequence ATGACCATGGCCGCCCCCCTCCCTTCCCGTCTGGATACGCTGCTGGCTCCATTTTGCACAACGCGGAACGGCCCCGGTTCCGGCTCATTCCGGACGGTCACCCTCGAAGGCGCGCGCGCGTTGGCGGAGCATTGCGCCGTGTCCCTTCGCGACGCCATGATGACCGTTCTGGAGCATGATATCTGGCCGTTGCGGTTCGCCCGGAACCGGGGTGTTTTCAGTGCCGCCGACCAGCGAAAACTCCTGGCTTCGCACGCGGCCGTCATCGGCTGCGGCGGCCTCGGCGGGCATGTGGCGACCCTGCTGGCCAGGGTGGGTGTCGGCGCTCTCACGCTGTGCGACCCGGATATGTTTGACGAAAGCAACCTGAACCGCCAGCTGGTATGCACCGAACAGAACCTGGGGCGGAACAAGGCGCTGGCGGCACGGGAGGCGGTATCCGCCATCGCCTCGCATACGCGTATCACCGTTCACCCTGTTGCCGCCCGCCCTGACAATTTGGCGGAAATATTGACCGGAGCGGACATCGCCATGGATTGCCTCGATTCCCTGGAAACGCGACGCCATCTTGCAGCCGCCGCGAGCGAAGCCCAAATCCCCATGGTATATGCGACCGTGGCGGGGGATGAAGGCTTCACCATGCTGGTCCGCCCGGGAGACAAGAGCCTGCGGAGCCTTTGCGGATCGGAAGACTCCGGCGAAAAAACCGGCGCCGAAACCACGCTGGGCGTACCGACGATCACCCCGGCGGCAACTGCAGCCATCCAGGCGGCACTGGCGATTCAATGCCTTTTGGGGAAAGAGATGGAGGAGCCATTGCTACTCCATCTCGATCTTACCGTGCCGCAGATTGACGGGCTCGCCCTCTAA
- a CDS encoding putative acetolactate synthase large subunit (Evidence 3 : Function proposed based on presence of conserved amino acid motif, structural feature or limited homology), producing MSSISPKLQKGKMYMADMFAGYGVTHAFFVEAVLRHTLVAMEKRGIKRVMAHSEKTAGYMADGYARAARRPGLCMAQSVGAANLASGLQDAFLAHSPVVAITGRKPSSYQHRNAYQELNHIPLFEPVTKFNVAVENTADMPRLLRQAFREATTGAPAPVHLDMPNHQAGLIEAGDVAEELVVEKRYGRVPPFRPAAAIEDVRAVVECIYKAERPFIVSGGGANISNAGDEVLRMLDTLKIPLGTSVDGKGIVPEDHPLCLGCVGNYGRSATNAVLAEADLVIFIGCGTCDQTTNAWTLPKPGTPVVQVDINPNELGRNYPNTASMLGDAKASLALLVNELRGAHPNEAWGRKATAALNSWRATLEAMRNAGVSPIRAERLCRELQHVLPHNAVLVADTGFSAIWTASHIDIVKPAQRYIRAAGGSLGWSFPASLGVKCGVPDQPVICFTGDGGFWYHLVEMETAVRNNIPTVTIVNNNEGLGQCYRFIVDIYDGAPGRPEDMYAFTGASFAQIAKDMGAVGLRVEKAADIGPAVKEALNSGKPAVVEVITELVCDPQVY from the coding sequence ATGTCTTCTATTTCACCGAAATTGCAGAAGGGTAAAATGTACATGGCGGACATGTTCGCCGGTTACGGGGTGACGCATGCGTTTTTTGTGGAAGCCGTGCTGCGCCATACGCTGGTTGCGATGGAAAAACGCGGCATCAAGCGTGTGATGGCGCACTCGGAAAAAACGGCCGGTTATATGGCCGACGGGTACGCTCGCGCCGCCCGCCGTCCGGGGCTGTGCATGGCCCAGTCCGTGGGCGCGGCCAACCTGGCCTCCGGCCTGCAGGATGCCTTTCTCGCTCACTCGCCCGTCGTGGCCATCACCGGGCGTAAGCCGTCGAGCTACCAGCACCGTAACGCGTATCAGGAATTGAACCATATCCCCTTGTTTGAACCGGTGACCAAGTTCAACGTGGCCGTCGAGAATACCGCCGATATGCCGCGCCTGCTCAGGCAGGCTTTCCGCGAAGCCACCACCGGCGCCCCCGCCCCGGTGCATCTCGACATGCCCAACCACCAGGCCGGGCTTATCGAGGCCGGGGATGTGGCGGAAGAACTGGTTGTGGAAAAACGCTACGGCCGGGTGCCTCCTTTCCGGCCGGCCGCGGCCATCGAGGACGTCCGCGCCGTCGTGGAGTGTATCTACAAAGCCGAGCGGCCCTTTATCGTTTCCGGCGGGGGAGCGAATATTTCCAACGCCGGGGACGAAGTCCTGCGGATGCTCGATACGCTCAAAATTCCTTTGGGAACCTCGGTCGACGGCAAGGGTATAGTGCCGGAAGACCACCCGCTGTGCCTCGGCTGCGTGGGAAACTACGGCCGCTCCGCCACGAACGCGGTACTGGCCGAAGCGGACCTGGTCATTTTCATAGGGTGCGGCACCTGCGATCAGACGACCAATGCCTGGACTCTGCCCAAACCCGGCACGCCGGTTGTCCAGGTCGACATCAACCCCAACGAGCTTGGGCGCAACTATCCCAACACGGCCAGCATGCTCGGGGACGCCAAAGCCAGCCTGGCCCTGCTCGTGAACGAGCTGCGCGGCGCGCACCCCAACGAGGCTTGGGGCCGCAAGGCGACGGCGGCTTTGAACTCCTGGCGCGCCACGCTTGAGGCAATGCGTAATGCCGGCGTTTCCCCCATCCGCGCGGAGCGGCTCTGCCGCGAACTGCAGCATGTGCTTCCCCACAATGCCGTGTTGGTGGCCGACACGGGTTTTTCGGCCATCTGGACCGCTTCGCATATAGATATTGTCAAGCCGGCGCAGCGGTATATCCGGGCCGCCGGGGGATCTCTCGGCTGGTCATTCCCGGCTTCCCTCGGGGTAAAATGCGGTGTTCCGGACCAGCCTGTCATCTGCTTCACGGGCGACGGCGGGTTCTGGTATCACCTGGTTGAGATGGAGACGGCCGTGCGGAACAACATCCCCACGGTCACCATCGTCAACAATAACGAAGGGCTCGGCCAGTGTTACCGCTTCATCGTTGACATCTACGACGGTGCCCCCGGCAGGCCGGAAGACATGTACGCGTTCACGGGAGCCAGTTTTGCCCAGATAGCCAAGGATATGGGTGCCGTTGGCCTGCGCGTTGAAAAGGCGGCCGATATCGGCCCGGCCGTGAAAGAAGCCCTGAACAGCGGCAAACCGGCGGTAGTGGAAGTTATCACCGAACTGGTTTGCGATCCGCAAGTGTATTAG
- a CDS encoding 2-hydroxy-3-oxopropionate reductase: MGAITRIGFIGLGQMGSHMARNLLRPDTALVVSDLSAERVEALCASGARAATGSKDFADCSLIFISVPGGKELKSVVLEEGGLMPHLSKGQTVVDLSTVVLSATREVAGALAAKGVDFLDAPVSGMEKGAQAGTLAIMVGGEEPVFERVKPYLERIGKTIVHMGGHGAGQLTKAINNSLYDICIAGTMEILLLAQKAGLDPVKVGNVINNGSARSFASEHFIPRVLDGEFRGSFPIAWAYKDLITTHEVAIEKAVPIPILSAVTGVYRTAMQMGHGMEDKGSMALVYEDILNLKFRRLPE, from the coding sequence ATGGGTGCAATAACACGGATCGGTTTCATCGGCTTGGGACAGATGGGCTCGCATATGGCCCGCAACCTTTTGCGGCCGGATACGGCTCTTGTGGTTTCGGACCTTTCCGCTGAAAGGGTAGAGGCTCTTTGCGCGTCCGGCGCCCGCGCCGCGACGGGATCCAAGGATTTCGCCGATTGTTCCCTGATTTTCATCAGCGTGCCCGGCGGTAAGGAGCTTAAATCGGTCGTTCTTGAAGAGGGAGGGCTCATGCCCCATCTTTCCAAGGGGCAGACGGTGGTGGATCTGAGCACTGTGGTGCTTTCCGCCACCAGGGAGGTTGCCGGGGCCCTTGCCGCCAAGGGGGTTGATTTCCTCGATGCCCCGGTTTCCGGCATGGAAAAGGGGGCGCAGGCGGGTACCCTGGCCATCATGGTGGGCGGGGAGGAACCGGTTTTTGAGCGGGTCAAACCCTATCTCGAGCGCATCGGAAAAACCATCGTACATATGGGCGGGCATGGGGCCGGACAACTGACCAAGGCCATCAACAATTCGCTTTACGATATCTGCATCGCCGGCACCATGGAAATCCTTCTCCTGGCGCAAAAGGCCGGGCTCGACCCGGTCAAGGTCGGGAATGTCATCAACAACGGTTCGGCCCGGAGCTTCGCGTCCGAACATTTCATCCCACGGGTTCTCGACGGCGAATTCAGGGGGAGTTTCCCCATAGCCTGGGCTTACAAGGACCTTATCACCACCCACGAGGTGGCCATTGAGAAAGCGGTTCCCATCCCCATTTTGTCCGCGGTGACGGGCGTATACCGTACGGCCATGCAGATGGGGCACGGGATGGAGGACAAGGGGTCGATGGCGCTGGTTTACGAGGATATTCTGAACCTGAAGTTCAGGCGTCTGCCCGAGTAA
- a CDS encoding conserved membrane hypothetical protein (Evidence 4 : Homologs of previously reported genes of unknown function), producing the protein MIFDSLLLGLGNVTTPVNILAILAGTVVGLFVGAMPGLSATMAIAILVPITFAFPPDTGISLLAAIYLSAMYGGSIAAILIRTPGTAAAAATVIDGYPLAQKGLAGKALGISLTASFIGGLVSSIALLTVAPILGKLALEFGPVEMAAVATLGMTIIASLSQESTVKGLLSGALGLMISCVGMDAISGSARFTMDNINLYSGVPFTVALIGLFSIPQVLRLLERDEADLKANTINDSVIPKWQEIKPLVPTIGRSSVIGIFTGLIPGTGGDTACWFAYNEAKRFAPEGEKANFGKGSYYGVAAPEAANNAVVGGALIPTISLGIPGSSSTAVLLGGLMAHGIMPGPTLMTEYAIVAYTLIWAIFLTNFTMFGIGLGFTRLAVHVTRVPNKVLCTAIVIFCVIGSFAINNSFFDVYIMLCFGLLGYFMDKLKVPVAPMVVGLILGQMLEVSIHQSLLISDGTWMVFLEEPISLGILIVAALSLFNGTPLYPFVKKKIRAALFGNTMKNMQ; encoded by the coding sequence ATGATTTTTGACAGCCTGTTACTGGGACTCGGGAATGTCACCACCCCGGTCAATATTCTGGCCATTCTGGCGGGGACCGTGGTCGGCTTGTTTGTCGGCGCCATGCCCGGCCTTTCCGCCACCATGGCCATCGCCATTCTTGTCCCCATAACCTTTGCCTTCCCCCCGGATACGGGCATCAGCCTGCTTGCGGCCATATATCTTTCCGCCATGTACGGCGGGTCCATTGCCGCCATCCTTATCAGAACGCCGGGCACGGCCGCGGCCGCGGCCACGGTAATCGACGGCTATCCCCTTGCCCAGAAAGGGCTGGCCGGAAAGGCGCTGGGTATTTCGCTGACAGCCTCCTTCATCGGCGGGCTGGTCAGTTCCATTGCACTGCTGACCGTCGCCCCCATCCTGGGGAAGCTGGCGCTGGAATTCGGCCCCGTGGAAATGGCGGCCGTGGCGACGCTGGGCATGACCATTATTGCTTCGCTGTCGCAGGAATCAACGGTAAAGGGGCTTCTTTCCGGCGCGCTCGGCCTGATGATCTCCTGCGTGGGCATGGACGCTATTTCCGGTTCCGCGCGGTTTACCATGGACAACATAAACCTGTATTCCGGGGTGCCCTTCACGGTCGCCCTGATCGGCCTGTTTTCAATCCCCCAGGTGCTGCGCCTTCTCGAACGGGATGAAGCCGACCTGAAAGCCAATACCATCAACGATTCCGTTATTCCAAAATGGCAGGAGATCAAACCGCTCGTGCCGACCATCGGCCGTTCCAGTGTGATAGGCATTTTCACCGGCCTCATTCCCGGCACCGGCGGGGATACGGCTTGCTGGTTCGCCTATAACGAAGCCAAGCGTTTCGCCCCGGAAGGGGAAAAGGCAAATTTCGGCAAGGGGTCCTATTACGGCGTCGCCGCTCCGGAAGCCGCCAACAACGCGGTGGTGGGCGGTGCGCTCATTCCTACCATCTCGTTGGGCATCCCCGGCTCGTCCTCCACCGCCGTTCTTCTCGGCGGGCTCATGGCGCACGGCATCATGCCCGGGCCGACCCTGATGACCGAATACGCCATCGTGGCCTATACCCTTATCTGGGCTATTTTTCTGACGAACTTTACCATGTTCGGCATCGGCCTCGGGTTTACCAGGCTGGCGGTCCACGTGACGCGCGTGCCGAACAAGGTGCTGTGCACAGCCATCGTCATTTTCTGCGTCATCGGTTCCTTTGCCATCAACAACAGCTTTTTCGACGTCTACATCATGCTGTGCTTCGGCCTTCTCGGGTATTTCATGGACAAATTGAAGGTGCCGGTGGCTCCCATGGTTGTGGGGCTCATACTCGGGCAGATGCTGGAAGTGAGCATCCATCAGTCTCTGCTCATCAGCGACGGCACCTGGATGGTATTTCTGGAAGAGCCCATCTCCCTTGGCATCCTGATCGTCGCGGCGTTGTCCCTTTTCAACGGCACGCCGTTGTATCCCTTCGTCAAAAAGAAAATACGGGCGGCCCTGTTCGGCAACACGATGAAGAATATGCAATAA
- a CDS encoding conserved membrane hypothetical protein (Evidence 4 : Homologs of previously reported genes of unknown function), translating to MSRLAQESLFAVACVALALLFLFNTGELIPSAALFPRILIGVVIFLSCLMVYQAYRARQAERHADVSDTGRPPFQGKRIAVYFGLCVGYVGSVELLGYFFSTPLFIVLTYAYLRSVRLKTSLAIAVGFSAFIYLLFVRMLHLPVPLGLLENLLEAWQ from the coding sequence GTGTCCCGGCTTGCCCAAGAATCCCTTTTTGCCGTGGCGTGCGTGGCGTTGGCTCTGCTTTTCCTCTTCAATACGGGGGAACTCATACCATCCGCCGCGCTGTTTCCCAGAATTCTTATCGGGGTTGTCATTTTCCTGTCCTGCCTGATGGTGTATCAGGCCTACCGCGCACGGCAGGCGGAACGGCACGCGGATGTTTCCGATACGGGAAGGCCCCCGTTTCAGGGAAAACGCATAGCCGTCTACTTCGGCCTGTGTGTCGGCTATGTGGGCTCTGTGGAACTGTTGGGGTACTTTTTTTCCACTCCGCTCTTCATCGTCCTGACGTATGCCTATCTGCGGTCCGTCCGGCTGAAAACATCACTGGCGATCGCCGTGGGATTTTCGGCCTTTATCTACCTGCTTTTCGTCCGCATGCTGCACCTGCCTGTCCCCCTGGGACTTCTTGAAAACCTGCTGGAGGCGTGGCAATGA
- a CDS encoding Trap-t family transporter, periplasmic binding protein, with amino-acid sequence MMHSGTIRTLVFGALLSGLVCFAAQPAQAAFPTKQITILQGYKAGGGSDALAQVTQPALSQILTPGFINQYMPGANSAIMLTKLAKQTKADGYTLGISCTPPIYTNYVMNEKITYRLDEFDTIANIVTDPGVVVVGKDSPYKTFEDFKKDCQARSGKVTVANSGIGGDDFFATLMFEKISGLKTKPVPFEGDGPSWQAAMGGKVDVSFNNLGITYPQIKGGNLRVLAIMAENRYHLLPDTPTMKELGYDVVTGSSRGYSAPKGTPDDVKKILIDAFKKMAADPQFIKACEDRALVVDMRYGQEYMDMMKKDEKYYGELWEEVKGQYTN; translated from the coding sequence ATGATGCACAGCGGCACCATTCGCACCCTGGTTTTCGGCGCGCTTCTTTCCGGCCTTGTCTGCTTCGCCGCGCAACCGGCGCAGGCGGCCTTCCCCACAAAACAGATAACGATTCTCCAGGGCTACAAAGCCGGGGGCGGGAGCGATGCCCTTGCCCAGGTGACCCAGCCCGCTCTCAGCCAGATTTTGACCCCCGGTTTCATTAACCAGTACATGCCCGGCGCCAACTCCGCCATCATGCTGACCAAGCTGGCCAAGCAGACCAAGGCGGACGGCTACACGCTGGGCATTTCCTGCACGCCGCCTATTTATACCAACTACGTGATGAACGAAAAAATCACTTACAGGCTGGATGAGTTCGACACCATCGCCAACATAGTGACCGATCCCGGCGTGGTGGTCGTCGGCAAGGACAGTCCCTACAAGACCTTCGAAGATTTCAAAAAGGACTGCCAAGCCCGTTCCGGGAAAGTTACCGTGGCCAACTCCGGCATCGGCGGCGATGATTTCTTCGCCACCCTGATGTTTGAAAAAATCTCCGGTCTGAAGACCAAGCCCGTTCCTTTTGAAGGCGACGGTCCTTCCTGGCAGGCGGCCATGGGCGGCAAGGTCGACGTGAGCTTTAACAACCTCGGCATCACCTACCCGCAGATCAAGGGCGGCAACCTGCGCGTGTTGGCCATCATGGCCGAAAATCGCTATCACCTCCTTCCTGATACGCCCACCATGAAAGAACTGGGTTATGACGTGGTAACGGGCTCCTCCCGGGGATACAGCGCCCCGAAAGGCACGCCTGATGATGTGAAAAAGATCCTTATTGACGCGTTCAAAAAAATGGCCGCGGACCCCCAGTTCATCAAGGCTTGCGAAGACCGCGCGCTGGTCGTTGATATGCGCTACGGCCAAGAATACATGGACATGATGAAAAAGGACGAAAAGTACTATGGCGAGCTTTGGGAAGAAGTGAAGGGCCAGTATACGAACTAA